A region from the Triticum urartu cultivar G1812 chromosome 1, Tu2.1, whole genome shotgun sequence genome encodes:
- the LOC125511590 gene encoding uncharacterized protein LOC125511590 isoform X2: MGFPRFEILYLELIISVGIYRDQKVNIRLWGNKVDQIDEDSMGRVVIVTSTTVRKLKEYSLSSTGATKVYIDLDIPETAELQTRYCLEDDIIEETGPEAQAIQEQMLYNRKTLREITEIAYEYEKQEKFYTAEATIKSIDTSDEWYYIGCGKCNKKLQKEGNHFYCPKCEKEPEKTCPRYKLKLEICDHTATTTCTMFETEAKKLIKQSARFLIDRDDCDIHEQAEKFQKICGQKLIFQFRQNDYNFKYGYQDYTVHRIFFMDSEEDSSVQHVNVEQNTTKGTKKSNTRNTCRVVHSDEESEEDSQEKDECKLKESSPKRKRTISITEDEDSEKNGTENYSKTSIRLTGVDKGSKKKGIQNDNHEQVNKLSLSKTIKQESEDDELTIDQTKRGRRRSTSRAAHLDDESKAEGSQEINKSKSMESSPKRKRVVRKCAGVDQEHNDSRPKTRLSCVDKKSLSKGIQKSSVLRTRKTSR; this comes from the exons ATGGGATTTCCAAGATTCGAGATATTGTACTTAGAATTAA TCATATCTGTTGGAATATACAGGGATCAAAAAGTTAATATTAGACTGTGGGGTAATAAGGTCGACCAAATTGATGAAGATTCTATGGGACGTGTTGTCATAGTAACATCAACAACTGTCAGAAAACTGAAAG AGTACTCGCTGTCATCTACAGGTGCGACCAAAGTATATATCGATTTGGATATCCCTGAAACAGCTGAGCTCCAAACGAG gtattgcttggaagatgaTATCATAGAGGAAACAGGGCCAGAAGCCCAAGCAATTCAAGAACAAATGCTCTATAACAGAAAGACACTAAGAGAAATAACTGAAATTGCATATGAATATGAAAAACAG GAAAAGTTCTATACTGCAGAAGCAACCATTAAGTCAATTGATACATCAGATGAGTGGTATTACATAGGATGCGGCAAATGTAACAAAAAACTACAAAAAGAAGGGAATCATTTCTACTGTCCAAAATGTGAGAAAGAACCTGAGAAGACATGTCCAAG GTACAAACTTAAGCTAGAGATATGTGATCATACTGCAACAACAACTTGCACCATGTTTGAGACAGAAGCAAAAAAACTGATTAAGCAATCTGCAAGATTCTTGATAGATAGGGATGACTGTGATATCCATGAGCAGGCagaaaaatttcagaaaatatgTGGGCAGAAATTGATTTTTCAGTTCAGACAGAATGACTATAATTTCAAGTACGGTTACCAAGATTACACTGTTCATAGAATATTTTTTATGGACTCTGAAGAAGATTCATCAGTACAACACGTTAATGTTGAACAG AACACTACGAAGGGCACTAAAAAGTCTAACACTAGAAACACATGTCGCGTTGTACATTCTGATGAAGAATCGGAAGAGGATAGCCAGGAGAAAGATGAATGCAAATTGAAGGAATCTAGCCCCAAAAGAAAGCGTACAATAAGCATTACTGAAGACGAAGATTCCGAAAAAAATGGAACTGAGAATTATTCAAAGACCAGCATAAGGCTTACTGGTGTTGATAAGGGATCTAAGAAGAAAGGAATTCAGAATGATAACCAT GAGCAAGTGAACAAATTATCACTTTCAAAAACTATAAAGCAAGAATCAGAGGATGATGAACTCACTATTGACCAGACTAAAAGGGGTAGGAGACGGAGCACAAGTCGTGCTGCACATCTTGACGATGAATCAAAAGCTGAAGGTAGTCAGGAAATAAACAAGTCCAAGTCTATGGAATCAAGCCCCAAGAGGAAGCGTGTTGTACGCAAATGCGCCGGTGTTGATCAGGAGCACAATGATTCAAGGCCTAAGACAAGGCTTAGTTGTGTCGATAAAAAATCACTGAGCAAAGGCATTCAGAAGTCTAGTGTATTAAGGACTCGAAAGACAAGTCGCTAA
- the LOC125511590 gene encoding replication factor A protein 1-like isoform X3: MGFPRFEILDQKVNIRLWGNKVDQIDEDSMGRVVIVTSTTVRKLKEYSLSSTGATKVYIDLDIPETAELQTRYCLEDDIIEETGPEAQAIQEQMLYNRKTLREITEIAYEYEKQEKFYTAEATIKSIDTSDEWYYIGCGKCNKKLQKEGNHFYCPKCEKEPEKTCPRYKLKLEICDHTATTTCTMFETEAKKLIKQSARFLIDRDDCDIHEQAEKFQKICGQKLIFQFRQNDYNFKYGYQDYTVHRIFFMDSEEDSSVQHVNVEQNTTKGTKKSNTRNTCRVVHSDEESEEDSQEKDECKLKESSPKRKRTISITEDEDSEKNGTENYSKTSIRLTGVDKGSKKKGIQNDNHEQVNKLSLSKTIKQESEDDELTIDQTKRGRRRSTSRAAHLDDESKAEGSQEINKSKSMESSPKRKRVVRKCAGVDQEHNDSRPKTRLSCVDKKSLSKGIQKSSVLRTRKTSR; encoded by the exons ATGGGATTTCCAAGATTCGAGATATT GGATCAAAAAGTTAATATTAGACTGTGGGGTAATAAGGTCGACCAAATTGATGAAGATTCTATGGGACGTGTTGTCATAGTAACATCAACAACTGTCAGAAAACTGAAAG AGTACTCGCTGTCATCTACAGGTGCGACCAAAGTATATATCGATTTGGATATCCCTGAAACAGCTGAGCTCCAAACGAG gtattgcttggaagatgaTATCATAGAGGAAACAGGGCCAGAAGCCCAAGCAATTCAAGAACAAATGCTCTATAACAGAAAGACACTAAGAGAAATAACTGAAATTGCATATGAATATGAAAAACAG GAAAAGTTCTATACTGCAGAAGCAACCATTAAGTCAATTGATACATCAGATGAGTGGTATTACATAGGATGCGGCAAATGTAACAAAAAACTACAAAAAGAAGGGAATCATTTCTACTGTCCAAAATGTGAGAAAGAACCTGAGAAGACATGTCCAAG GTACAAACTTAAGCTAGAGATATGTGATCATACTGCAACAACAACTTGCACCATGTTTGAGACAGAAGCAAAAAAACTGATTAAGCAATCTGCAAGATTCTTGATAGATAGGGATGACTGTGATATCCATGAGCAGGCagaaaaatttcagaaaatatgTGGGCAGAAATTGATTTTTCAGTTCAGACAGAATGACTATAATTTCAAGTACGGTTACCAAGATTACACTGTTCATAGAATATTTTTTATGGACTCTGAAGAAGATTCATCAGTACAACACGTTAATGTTGAACAG AACACTACGAAGGGCACTAAAAAGTCTAACACTAGAAACACATGTCGCGTTGTACATTCTGATGAAGAATCGGAAGAGGATAGCCAGGAGAAAGATGAATGCAAATTGAAGGAATCTAGCCCCAAAAGAAAGCGTACAATAAGCATTACTGAAGACGAAGATTCCGAAAAAAATGGAACTGAGAATTATTCAAAGACCAGCATAAGGCTTACTGGTGTTGATAAGGGATCTAAGAAGAAAGGAATTCAGAATGATAACCAT GAGCAAGTGAACAAATTATCACTTTCAAAAACTATAAAGCAAGAATCAGAGGATGATGAACTCACTATTGACCAGACTAAAAGGGGTAGGAGACGGAGCACAAGTCGTGCTGCACATCTTGACGATGAATCAAAAGCTGAAGGTAGTCAGGAAATAAACAAGTCCAAGTCTATGGAATCAAGCCCCAAGAGGAAGCGTGTTGTACGCAAATGCGCCGGTGTTGATCAGGAGCACAATGATTCAAGGCCTAAGACAAGGCTTAGTTGTGTCGATAAAAAATCACTGAGCAAAGGCATTCAGAAGTCTAGTGTATTAAGGACTCGAAAGACAAGTCGCTAA
- the LOC125511590 gene encoding replication factor A protein 1-like isoform X1 — protein MILLDEQGTMIHAKVIKHMVNKFRPLIQEGLVYMIANFKVTSAMNFRPVEDDKIINFLHTTKIQEIKGLKNIKIAEQSFMFCSVEVLSTRDGQRMYLSDLIGVASYIGNIEETETTHGISKIRDIVLRIKDQKVNIRLWGNKVDQIDEDSMGRVVIVTSTTVRKLKEYSLSSTGATKVYIDLDIPETAELQTRYCLEDDIIEETGPEAQAIQEQMLYNRKTLREITEIAYEYEKQEKFYTAEATIKSIDTSDEWYYIGCGKCNKKLQKEGNHFYCPKCEKEPEKTCPRYKLKLEICDHTATTTCTMFETEAKKLIKQSARFLIDRDDCDIHEQAEKFQKICGQKLIFQFRQNDYNFKYGYQDYTVHRIFFMDSEEDSSVQHVNVEQNTTKGTKKSNTRNTCRVVHSDEESEEDSQEKDECKLKESSPKRKRTISITEDEDSEKNGTENYSKTSIRLTGVDKGSKKKGIQNDNHEQVNKLSLSKTIKQESEDDELTIDQTKRGRRRSTSRAAHLDDESKAEGSQEINKSKSMESSPKRKRVVRKCAGVDQEHNDSRPKTRLSCVDKKSLSKGIQKSSVLRTRKTSR, from the exons ATGATACTGCTTGATGAACAG GGCACTATGATACATGCCAAGGTAATAAAACATATGGTTAACAAATTCAGGCCATTGATCCAAGAAGGTTTAGTCTACATGATAGCAAATTTCAAGGTTACATCTGCCATGAATTTCCGTCCAGTTGAAGACGACAAGATTATTAACTTCTTGCACACAACAAAAATTCAAGAGATTAAGGGACTTAAAAATATCAAAATAGCAGAACAAAGTTTCATGTTTTGTAGTGTTGAAGTTCTTTCCACAAGAGATGGCCAGAGGATGTACTTATCCG ATCTCATTGGGGTAGCAAGTTATATAGGGAATATTGAAGAGACGGAGACAACTCATGGGATTTCCAAGATTCGAGATATTGTACTTAGAATTAA GGATCAAAAAGTTAATATTAGACTGTGGGGTAATAAGGTCGACCAAATTGATGAAGATTCTATGGGACGTGTTGTCATAGTAACATCAACAACTGTCAGAAAACTGAAAG AGTACTCGCTGTCATCTACAGGTGCGACCAAAGTATATATCGATTTGGATATCCCTGAAACAGCTGAGCTCCAAACGAG gtattgcttggaagatgaTATCATAGAGGAAACAGGGCCAGAAGCCCAAGCAATTCAAGAACAAATGCTCTATAACAGAAAGACACTAAGAGAAATAACTGAAATTGCATATGAATATGAAAAACAG GAAAAGTTCTATACTGCAGAAGCAACCATTAAGTCAATTGATACATCAGATGAGTGGTATTACATAGGATGCGGCAAATGTAACAAAAAACTACAAAAAGAAGGGAATCATTTCTACTGTCCAAAATGTGAGAAAGAACCTGAGAAGACATGTCCAAG GTACAAACTTAAGCTAGAGATATGTGATCATACTGCAACAACAACTTGCACCATGTTTGAGACAGAAGCAAAAAAACTGATTAAGCAATCTGCAAGATTCTTGATAGATAGGGATGACTGTGATATCCATGAGCAGGCagaaaaatttcagaaaatatgTGGGCAGAAATTGATTTTTCAGTTCAGACAGAATGACTATAATTTCAAGTACGGTTACCAAGATTACACTGTTCATAGAATATTTTTTATGGACTCTGAAGAAGATTCATCAGTACAACACGTTAATGTTGAACAG AACACTACGAAGGGCACTAAAAAGTCTAACACTAGAAACACATGTCGCGTTGTACATTCTGATGAAGAATCGGAAGAGGATAGCCAGGAGAAAGATGAATGCAAATTGAAGGAATCTAGCCCCAAAAGAAAGCGTACAATAAGCATTACTGAAGACGAAGATTCCGAAAAAAATGGAACTGAGAATTATTCAAAGACCAGCATAAGGCTTACTGGTGTTGATAAGGGATCTAAGAAGAAAGGAATTCAGAATGATAACCAT GAGCAAGTGAACAAATTATCACTTTCAAAAACTATAAAGCAAGAATCAGAGGATGATGAACTCACTATTGACCAGACTAAAAGGGGTAGGAGACGGAGCACAAGTCGTGCTGCACATCTTGACGATGAATCAAAAGCTGAAGGTAGTCAGGAAATAAACAAGTCCAAGTCTATGGAATCAAGCCCCAAGAGGAAGCGTGTTGTACGCAAATGCGCCGGTGTTGATCAGGAGCACAATGATTCAAGGCCTAAGACAAGGCTTAGTTGTGTCGATAAAAAATCACTGAGCAAAGGCATTCAGAAGTCTAGTGTATTAAGGACTCGAAAGACAAGTCGCTAA
- the LOC125511590 gene encoding replication factor A protein 1-like isoform X4, whose translation MNRDQKVNIRLWGNKVDQIDEDSMGRVVIVTSTTVRKLKEYSLSSTGATKVYIDLDIPETAELQTRYCLEDDIIEETGPEAQAIQEQMLYNRKTLREITEIAYEYEKQEKFYTAEATIKSIDTSDEWYYIGCGKCNKKLQKEGNHFYCPKCEKEPEKTCPRYKLKLEICDHTATTTCTMFETEAKKLIKQSARFLIDRDDCDIHEQAEKFQKICGQKLIFQFRQNDYNFKYGYQDYTVHRIFFMDSEEDSSVQHVNVEQNTTKGTKKSNTRNTCRVVHSDEESEEDSQEKDECKLKESSPKRKRTISITEDEDSEKNGTENYSKTSIRLTGVDKGSKKKGIQNDNHEQVNKLSLSKTIKQESEDDELTIDQTKRGRRRSTSRAAHLDDESKAEGSQEINKSKSMESSPKRKRVVRKCAGVDQEHNDSRPKTRLSCVDKKSLSKGIQKSSVLRTRKTSR comes from the exons ATGAACAG GGATCAAAAAGTTAATATTAGACTGTGGGGTAATAAGGTCGACCAAATTGATGAAGATTCTATGGGACGTGTTGTCATAGTAACATCAACAACTGTCAGAAAACTGAAAG AGTACTCGCTGTCATCTACAGGTGCGACCAAAGTATATATCGATTTGGATATCCCTGAAACAGCTGAGCTCCAAACGAG gtattgcttggaagatgaTATCATAGAGGAAACAGGGCCAGAAGCCCAAGCAATTCAAGAACAAATGCTCTATAACAGAAAGACACTAAGAGAAATAACTGAAATTGCATATGAATATGAAAAACAG GAAAAGTTCTATACTGCAGAAGCAACCATTAAGTCAATTGATACATCAGATGAGTGGTATTACATAGGATGCGGCAAATGTAACAAAAAACTACAAAAAGAAGGGAATCATTTCTACTGTCCAAAATGTGAGAAAGAACCTGAGAAGACATGTCCAAG GTACAAACTTAAGCTAGAGATATGTGATCATACTGCAACAACAACTTGCACCATGTTTGAGACAGAAGCAAAAAAACTGATTAAGCAATCTGCAAGATTCTTGATAGATAGGGATGACTGTGATATCCATGAGCAGGCagaaaaatttcagaaaatatgTGGGCAGAAATTGATTTTTCAGTTCAGACAGAATGACTATAATTTCAAGTACGGTTACCAAGATTACACTGTTCATAGAATATTTTTTATGGACTCTGAAGAAGATTCATCAGTACAACACGTTAATGTTGAACAG AACACTACGAAGGGCACTAAAAAGTCTAACACTAGAAACACATGTCGCGTTGTACATTCTGATGAAGAATCGGAAGAGGATAGCCAGGAGAAAGATGAATGCAAATTGAAGGAATCTAGCCCCAAAAGAAAGCGTACAATAAGCATTACTGAAGACGAAGATTCCGAAAAAAATGGAACTGAGAATTATTCAAAGACCAGCATAAGGCTTACTGGTGTTGATAAGGGATCTAAGAAGAAAGGAATTCAGAATGATAACCAT GAGCAAGTGAACAAATTATCACTTTCAAAAACTATAAAGCAAGAATCAGAGGATGATGAACTCACTATTGACCAGACTAAAAGGGGTAGGAGACGGAGCACAAGTCGTGCTGCACATCTTGACGATGAATCAAAAGCTGAAGGTAGTCAGGAAATAAACAAGTCCAAGTCTATGGAATCAAGCCCCAAGAGGAAGCGTGTTGTACGCAAATGCGCCGGTGTTGATCAGGAGCACAATGATTCAAGGCCTAAGACAAGGCTTAGTTGTGTCGATAAAAAATCACTGAGCAAAGGCATTCAGAAGTCTAGTGTATTAAGGACTCGAAAGACAAGTCGCTAA